The Microbacterium sp. SORGH_AS_0862 region CGCTTGCGGGGTGAGAGCATTCCGATGCCGCATGTGCGGGAACGCCCTGTACTTCGAGAACTCCGTGTGCACATCGTGCGGCACCCCGCTCGGCTTCTCCCGCGCGGAGGGCGAGATCGTCCCGGTCGACGACTCGGGCCGGTACGTGGATGAGTCAGGTGCTATGTGGCACGTGTGCCGGAACCTCGGCCTGTCCGGCTGCACGTGGCTGGCCGCATCCGAGGGCGGCCAGTGCTCTGCGTGCGACCTCACCCGCGTACGCCCCAACGATGCCGATCTCGAAGGGCTCTCGCAGTACCCCGTCGCCGAGCGCGCCAAGAGATGGCTGCTCTTCGAGCTCGACCGGCTCGGGTTCGCGGTGGTCGGGAAGGCCGAGGACCCCGAGAAGGGACTGTGTTTCGATCTGCTCTCGAGCGTGCAGGAGAACGTCGTCATCGGCCACGATGCGGGTGTCATCACGATCGATCTGGCCGAGAGCGACGACGCGCACCGGGTCAAGGTGCAGCAGCAACTGGGCGAGCCCTACCGCACGATGCTCGGTCACTTCCGTCACGAGGTCGGGCACTACTTCGAGTGGCTGCTCGTGGAGAACACGGACCGCGTCGCCGAGGCGCGCACGCTGTTCG contains the following coding sequences:
- a CDS encoding putative zinc-binding metallopeptidase, coding for MRAFRCRMCGNALYFENSVCTSCGTPLGFSRAEGEIVPVDDSGRYVDESGAMWHVCRNLGLSGCTWLAASEGGQCSACDLTRVRPNDADLEGLSQYPVAERAKRWLLFELDRLGFAVVGKAEDPEKGLCFDLLSSVQENVVIGHDAGVITIDLAESDDAHRVKVQQQLGEPYRTMLGHFRHEVGHYFEWLLVENTDRVAEARTLFGDERADYQAEIDRHYSEGPPAGWQARYISTYATMHPYEDFAETWAHFLHITDTLETADQYGLAMFAGVDAFATFRDVVTEVWMPLSTALNMINRSMGKGDLYPFLLPDPVLEKLDFVASLRP